A genome region from Mycteria americana isolate JAX WOST 10 ecotype Jacksonville Zoo and Gardens unplaced genomic scaffold, USCA_MyAme_1.0 Scaffold_86, whole genome shotgun sequence includes the following:
- the LOC142404179 gene encoding tubulin beta chain, with translation MREIVHIQAGQCGNQIGAKFWEVISDEHGIDPTGTYHGDSDLQLDRISVYYNEATGGKYVPRAILVDLEPGTMDSVRSGPFGQIFRPDNFVFGQSGAGNNWAKGHYTEGAELVDSVLDVVRKEAESCDCLQGFQLTHSLGGGTGSGMGTLLISKIREEYPDRIMNTFSVVPSPKVSDTVVEPYNATLSVHQLVENTDETYCIDNEALYDICFRTLKLTTPTYGDLNHLVSATMSGVTTCLRFPGQLNADLRKLAVNMVPFPRLHFFMPGFAPLTSRGSQQYRALTVPELTQQVFDAKNMMAACDPRHGRYLTVAAVFRGRMSMKEVDEQMLNVQNKNSSYFVEWIPNNVKTAVCDIPPRGLKMAVTFIGNSTAIQELFKRISEQFTAMFRRKAFLHWYTGEGMDEMEFTEAESNMNDLVSEYQQYQDATAEEEEDFGEEAEEEA, from the exons ATGAGGGAGATCGTCCACATCCAGGCGGGCCAGTGCGGCAACCAGATCGGGGCCAAG TTTTGGGAGGTGATCAGCGACGAACACGGCATCGACCCCACCGGCACTTACCACGGCGACAGCGACCTCCAGCTCGACCGCATCAGCGTCTACTACAATGAAGCCACCG GGGGTAAGTACGTGCCAAGGGCCATCTTGGTGGACCTGGAGCCGGGCACCATGGACTCGGTGCGCTCGGGACCCTTTGGGCAGATCTTCCGGCCGGACAACTTCGTCTTCG GCCAGAGCGGCGCGGGCAACAACTGGGCCAAGGGTCACTACACGGAGGGGGCCGAACTGGTGGACTCGGTCCTGGACGTGGTGAGGAAGGAGGCGGAGAGCTGCGACTGTCTGCAGGGCTTCCAGCTGACCCACTCGCTGGGCGGTGGCACCGGCTCCGGCATGGGGACCCTCCTGATCTCCAAGATCCGTGAGGAATACCCCGACCGCATCATGAACACCTTCAGCGTCGTCCCATCCCCCAAGGTGTCGGACACGGTGGTGGAACCCTACAACGCCACCTTGTCTGTCCACCAGCTGGTGGAGAACACGGACGAGACCTACTGCATCGATAACGAAGCCCTCTACGACATCTGCTTCCGCACCCTGAAGCTGACCACCCCCACCTACGGTGACCTCAACCACCTCGTCTCGGCCACCATGAGCGGCGTCACCACCTGCCTGCGTTTCCCCGGTCAACTCAACGCCGATCTCCGCAAGTTGGCCGTCAACATGGTGCCCTTCCCGCGTCTCCACTTCTTCATGCCCGGCTTCGCACCCTTGACGTCGCGCGGCAGCCAGCAGTACCGCGCCCTCACCGTCCCCGAGCTCACCCAGCAGGTCTTCGACGCCAAAAACATGATGGCCGCCTGCGATCCCCGTCACGGCCGTTACCTCACGGTGGCCGCCGTCTTCCGAGGTCGCATGTCCATGAAGGAGGTGGACGAGCAGATGCTCAACGTCCAGAACAAGAACAGCTCTTACTTCGTCGAGTGGATCCCCAACAACGTGAAGACGGCCGTGTGCGACATCCCGCCGCGCGGCCTCAAGATGGCCGTCACCTTCATCGGCAACAGCACGGCCATCCAGGAGCTCTTCAAGCGTATCTCGGAGCAGTTCACGGCCATGTTCCGGCGCAAGGCCTTCCTCCACTGGTACACGGGCGAAGGCATGGATGAGATGGAGTTCACCGAAGCCGAGAGCAACATGAACGACCTCGTCTCGGAGTACCAGCAGTACCAGGATGCCaccgccgaggaggaggaggacttcgGTGAAGAGGCCGAAGAGGAGGCCTGA
- the MDC1 gene encoding mediator of DNA damage checkpoint protein 1, producing the protein MQRRRRRGLSTARGAGQGPEPGPPLASDSEDDELRWRPALGDAASPQVVLESDPEEPDVCPDVRGPRKRRHTPAAGHHPAVAAPCPDPDVGGPKKRRFGPRPTPDPDVGKKTAIPSVQPQNRSLKPRKVADPDVKHLEGSHPALNVESDTDVKVPPETALFHSNCHRAALEVSSNPDVEKRGPNPDVGGAKNGCRVLVVDSDTDVEEVEVLPDVGRPKIRRTAPNMPRNPGVEMRTLNPDVGGPKNGCWALVDSDTDVEMENSNSAVEGPKNGHQMVMVDSDTDVEEDRAGPDVGSPQTHQTTQNVPKIQNLEMKSHNVDVEGSQKGHQMVMVDSDTDVEEDRAGPDVGSPQTHQTTQNVPENQNLEMKTHNVDVEGSQKGHQTLMVDSDTDVEEDRAGPDVGCPQTHQTTQNVPKIQNLEMKTHNVDVEGSQKGHQMLMVDSDTDVEEDRAGPDVGSPQTHQTTQNVPENQNLEMKTHNVDVEGSQKGHQMLMVDSDTDVEEDRAGPDVGCLQTHQTTQNVPENQNLEMKSHNVDVEGSQKGHQMLMVDSDTDVEEDRAGPDVGCPQTHQTTQNVPKTQNLEMKTHNVDVEGSQKGHQMLMVDSDTDVEEDRAVPDVGCLQTHQTTQNVPKTQNLEMKTQNVDVEGSQKGHQMLMVDSDTDVEEDRAGPDVGCPQTHQTTQNVPENQNLEMKTHNVDVEGSQKGHQMLMVDSDTDVEEDRAGPDVGCPQTHQMTQNVPENQNLEMKTHNVDVEGSQKGHQMVMVDSDTDVEEDTSNPDVGCPESHRTAPREPDVKTETTNGDVEGRQTLLVESDTDGEEETSNRDVGAPKTYRATQNVPRNPHVETEGPNPRAEGPQNEHWTLVVDSDTDVEENGVNPNVRCPKIHRITRKDPDVEMKNPDPDVEEPQNEHWNLEGDSDTDVEEDNLSQRVLCPKSHETPQNTQKDPTVVMETPSPDVRGLSRASNGDSDTDVEDLNALPNVGAPKTRGTTHEVMDTVAKMAAAPDVDPEGPTRTNDNPDVKVTFPKPDVGAPEAQGPVLNAENDRDVEDNGVIPDVGTVQGASGDPDVATPPPNPDVSSPASPGDGSDTDMEEVAPTPDVRSLPSRFRTRNRPHPDVGGLTTSGDIDAEETNPNRGESSPKRPSLSPKSHGDTGVEGVVPQRRDSAPNPDVKAPNPDVGAQRGKTSVRGKDPAVPPDVSAPESPRLAPNLGVAGDAGGGPGGDGGTASGGDVGAAVTESDSDEDPNLFLEPTQSFLPPVADSATRGWDPEEPTQLFFLPEEEEEEEEEQPPPEPPQHAWVPPTEPVTVTPAREGTETRAGAGGEVGEGPRRSQRLVRSRGGGATGGGASGGGRASRARGGAPPPDPAPVRRSPRLQARPPPPEAPTTRGRGQVEPRPPPKPRPCRAGPAPSKRQAQEEEEEPPEVMGPQLRPRGGPGSTPPKVLFTGVVASPDMEVALKTLGGSMATSVFDCTHLVTDRVRRTVKFLCAVARGVPIVTPEWLHESVRGGRVLVPGPFLVRDSQQERHFGFSLAQALRRARRHPLLQGYEVHVTPSVRPEPEHMRDIITCSGGTFLPTMPHTYGPRRLVISCQADSGCWAPALGARLPLASPELLLTGLLRQRLQLQPFLLPPPAPPRFPFAPPFPRDPPPKSFGTSRAPSRLSPPARFGVLPQGTHGGGGDTGVSPAQWGTTSPPPFWGDTGVSPP; encoded by the exons aTGCAGCGAAGGCGTCGCCGAGGCCTCAGCACTGCGAGGGGTGCAG GGCAGGGACCGGAGCCGGGGCCCCCCCTCGCCAGCGACTCGGAGGACGACGAGCTGCGCTGGC GCCCTGCCCTCGGAGATGCTGCCTCACCCCAAGTCGTGCTGGAGAG cGACCCGGAGGAGCCAGATGTTTGCCCAGATGTTCGGGGGCCCCGAAAACGCCGCCACACCCCCGCAGCAGGCCACCACCCGGCTGTGGCCGCACCCTGCCCGGATCCAGACGTCGGGGGACCCAAAAAGCGCCGTTTCGGCCCCCGCCCCACCCCAGATccagatgtggggaaaaaaacggCCATTCCAAGTGTTCAGCCCCAAAATCGCTCTCTGAAGCCCCGCAAGGTTGCGGATCCAGATGTGAAACATCTGGAAGGCAGCCACCCCGCTCTCAACGTTGAAAGTGATACAGATGTTAAGGTGCCCCCGGAAACTGCTCTTTTTCACTCAAACTGCCACCGGGCTGCCCTGGAGGTGAGCAGCAACCCAGATGTGGAGAAAAGGGGCCCAAATCCAGATGTTGGAGGTGCTAAAAATGGATGTCGGGTGCTTGTGGTGGACAGCGACACAGATGTGGAGGAGGTTGAGGTCCTTCCAGATGTTGGGCGCCCAAAAATACGTAGAACGGCCCCGAACATGCCAAGGAACCCAGGTGTGGAGATGAGGACCCTGAATCCAGATGTTGGAGGTCCCAAAAATGGATGCTGGGCGCTTGTGGACAGCGATACAGATGTGGAGATGGAGAATTCAAACTCAGCTGTTGAAGGGCCCAAAAATGGACATCAGATGGTGATGGTGGACAGCGATACAGATGTGGAGGAGGACAGAGCCGGTCCAGATGTTGGATCCCCCCAAACCCATCAAACGACCCAAAATGTACCAAAAATCCAAAATCTTGAGATGAAGAGCCACAACGTGGATGTTGAAGGTTCACAAAAGGGTCATCAGATGGTGATGGTGGACAGCGATACAGATGTGGAGGAGGACAGAGCCGGTCCAGATGTTGGATCCCCCCAAACCCATCAAACGACCCAAAATGTaccagaaaaccaaaatcttgAGATGAAGACCCACAACGTGGATGTTGAAGGTTCACAAAAGGGTCATCAGACGCTGATGGTGGACAGCGATACAGATGTGGAGGAGGACAGAGCCGGTCCAGATGTTGGATGCCCCCAAACCCATCAAACGACCCAAAATGTACCAAAAATCCAAAATCTTGAGATGAAGACCCACAACGTGGATGTTGAAGGTTCACAAAAGGGACATCAGATGTTGATGGTGGACAGCGATACAGATGTGGAGGAGGACAGAGCCGGTCCAGATGTTGGATCCCCCCAAACCCATCAAACGACCCAAAATGTaccagaaaaccaaaatcttgAGATGAAGACCCACAACGTGGATGTTGAAGGTTCACAAAAGGGTCATCAGATGCTGATGGTGGACAGCGATACAGATGTGGAGGAGGACAGAGCCGGTCCAGATGTTGGATGCCTCCAAACCCATCAAACGACCCAAAATGTaccagaaaaccaaaatcttgAGATGAAGAGCCACAACGTGGATGTTGAAGGTTCACAAAAGGGTCATCAGATGCTGATGGTGGACAGCGATACAGATGTGGAGGAGGACAGAGCCGGTCCAGATGTTGGATGCCCCCAAACCCATCAAACGACCCAAAATGTaccaaaaacccaaaatcttGAGATGAAGACCCACAACGTGGATGTTGAAGGTTCACAAAAGGGTCATCAGATGCTGATGGTGGACAGCGATACAGATGTGGAGGAGGACAGAGCTGTTCCAGATGTTGGATGCCTCCAAACCCATCAAACGACCCAAAATGTaccaaaaacccaaaatcttGAGATGAAGACCCAAAACGTGGATGTTGAAGGTTCACAAAAGGGTCATCAGATGCTGATGGTGGACAGCGATACAGATGTGGAGGAGGACAGAGCCGGTCCAGATGTTGGATGCCCCCAAACCCATCAAACGACCCAAAATGTaccagaaaaccaaaatcttgAGATGAAGACCCACAACGTGGATGTTGAAGGTTCACAAAAGGGTCATCAGATGCTGATGGTGGACAGCGATACAGATGTGGAGGAGGACAGAGCCGGTCCAGATGTTGGATGCCCCCAAACCCATCAAATGACCCAAAATGTaccagaaaaccaaaatcttgAGATGAAGACCCACAACGTGGATGTTGAAGGTTCACAAAAGGGTCATCAGATGGTGATGGTGGACAGCGATACGGATGTGGAAGAGGACACTTCCAATCCAGATGTTGGTTGTCCAGAAAGCCACAGAACAGCCCCCAGGGAGCCAGATGTGAAGACAGAGACCACAAATGGAGATGTTGAAGGCCGACAGACTCTCCTGGTGGAGAGTGATacagatggggaggaggagactTCCAATCGAGATGTTGGGGCTCCAAAAACCTATCGAGCAACCCAAAATGTACCAAGAAACCCACATGTGGAGACAGAGGGTCCAAATCCACGTGCTGAAGGACCCCAAAATGAACATTGGACACTTGTGGTGGACAGCGATACAGATGTGGAGGAGAATGGGGTGAATCCAAATGTTAGGTGTCCAAAAATCCACAGAATTACACGCAAAGACCCAGATGTGGAGATGAAGAACCCCGATCCAGATGTTGAAGAACCCCAAAATGAACATTGGAACCTAGAGGGGGACAGCGATACAGATGTGGAAGAAGACAACCTGAGTCAACGTGTTCTTTGCCCAAAAAGCCACgaaacaccccaaaacacccagaAAGACCCGACTGTGGTGATGGAGACCCCGAGTCCAGATGTTCGTGGCCTCAGCCGTGCCTCCAATGGTGACAGCGATACAGATGTGGAGGACCTCAATGCCCTTCCCAACGTTGGAGCTCCAAAAACACGTGGGACCACCCATGAGGTCATGGACACAGTTGCTAAGATGGCCGCTGCTCCAGATGTTGACCCCGAAGGGCCGACACGGACCAATGACAATCCAGATGTGAAGGTGACATTCCCAAAACCAGATGTTGGAGCCCCCGAGGCCCAGGGGCCGGTCCTGAATGCGGAGAATGATAGAGATGTTGAGGACAATGGTGTCATTCCAGATGTTGGGACAGTGCAAGGGGCATCTGGTGACCCAGATGTGGCAACACCACCCCCAAATCCAGATGTTTCCTCTCCCGCAAGCCCCGGCGATGGCAGTGACACCGACATGGAGGAGGTGGCCCCCACTCCAGATGTTCGGAGCCTCCCGAGTCGATTCCGGACCCGCAATCGGCCCCATCCAGATGTTGGGGGCCTCACCACGAGCGGCGATATCGACGCGGAGGAGACAAACCCAAACCGAGGGGAATCGTCCCCCAAACGGCCAAGTTTGTCCCCAAAATCACACGGTGACACCGGCGTGGAAGGGGTGGTCCCGCAACGTCGCGATTCGGCCCCGAATCCAGATGTGAAGGCCCCGAATCCAGATGTTGGGGCCCAGCGAGGCAAGACCTCGGTGAGGGGCAAGGATCCAGCTGTGCCGCCAGACGTTTCCGCCCCCGAATCCCCGCGTCTGGCCCCAAATTTGGGTGTCGCCGGCGATGCCGGTGGTGGACCCGGGGGTGACGGGGGGACAGCCTCCGGCGGGGACGTGGGTGCGGCGGTGACAGAGAGTGACAGTGACG aagACCCCAACCTCTTCTTGGAGCCCACCCAGAGCTTCTTGCCACCGGTGGCCGACA GCGCAACGCGGGGCTGGGACCCCGAGGAACCCACccagctcttcttcctccccgaggaggaggaggaggaggaggaagagcagccccccccagaacccccccagcacgcctgggtccccccgacGGAGCCGGTGACGGTGACGCCGGCCCGGGAGGGGACAGAGACCAGAGCAGGCGCCGGCGGGGAG gtAGGGGAGGGGCCCCGCCGCAGCCAGCGCCTGGTCAGGAGCCGAGGGGGCGGAGCCACAGGGGGTGGAGCCTCTGGTGGGGGCAGAGCCAGCAGGGCTAGGGGCGGAGCACCTCCTCCTGACCCCGCCCCCGTGCGGCGCAGCCCCCGCCTCCAGGCCCGCCCCCCTCCACCAGAGGCGCCGACCACAAGGGGGCGGGGGCAGGTGGAGCCCCGCCCCCCACCCAAACCCCGCCCCTGTCGGGCAGGTCCCGCCCCCTCTAAGAGACAAGCTCAG gaggaggaggaggagccacCAGAGGTCATGGGGCCCCAGCTCCGCCCCCGGGGGGGGCCTGGCTCCACCCCCCCCAAG gtGCTGTTCACGGGGGTGGTGGCCTCCCCAGACATGGAGGTGGCCCTGAAGACACTGGGAGGGTCCATGGCCACCTCTGTCTTTGACTGCACCCACCTGGTGACCGACCGCGTCCGACGCACCGTCAAGTTCCTCTGCGCGGTGGCCCGCGGCGTCCCCATCGTCACCCCTGAGTGGCTCCACGAG agcGTCCGCGGTGGCCGCGTCCTGGTGCCGGGTCCCTTCCTGGTGCGTGACAGCCAGCAGGAACGTCACTTTGGCTTCAGCCTGGCCCAGGCCctgcgccgcgcccgccgccaccCCCTGCTCCAG ggctacGAGGTCCACGTCACCCCCAGCGTCCGCCCCGAGCCCGAGCACATGAGGGACATCATCACCTGCAGCGGTGGCACCTTCCTGCCCACCATGCCCCACACCTATGGG